The DNA region TAAGTAATTCAGAAGAAATTGGGTTTACTGACTTTGAACAATTATCCAATGAAAATAAAATCTACTTTAATGGTTATTTATTTAAACACGAATCGATTCCCAAAATTAATGCTGTATTAGCTTCTTTATCAGATGCAGAAAATAGAAAAGTTGTAGAAGCAAATGAATATTTAGAAAAATTTGGTTGTGTCGAATCGAAAGATTTGGAAAAGCTATTGGGAAAAGATCTTTTTGAAAAACTTTTATCAATCGGCATGTACGAATTAAATCAAGTAAGTAATGATTCCGAAAGTGTTATTTATGTAACGAGGCCTCAGGCGTTTGTAAAATTTCAAGATCCAAGTAATACTGATACTTTTGATCTAGCAAAAAGCTTAGTTGCTTCGATTACTTATGGTATTAACAGAAGAAGTGCTAAGGATGGTAGGATTCGAATGGTAGAATTATTAATGCAGAAACTACTTAGAGGTAAATGGGTTGGCCCAGCTAAAGCAATTGGAGAAGACTATAGAATTCTTGAAACGAAGAAAGTGGTTAAGGTTAAAAGGGAAGGTTACGGTTTTTCAATGAAACTGTTAAAAAAAGAAATTGGAGAAATTGCTTTAAAGGTTATTCAGGAAGGAGATGCTAGTGAGAAATCGCTTGATAGGTTTCCTGGTTCACCAGTCACAAACTATATTCCACCTGAGCAAAATAGATCAATTCTTAGAAAACAGCAGCAGAATCAAAATTTAGATCTAAGAGAAATTTTAAACTCTATTAGAACAGAAAATTAGTATGCCAAAGAATATTAAGGATTTATCAAAAGGTAATAAAACCGAGGAGATTCTCAGATATTATTTCAAAGGTCTAGGTTTTTACGTTGTTAGAGGTGTTCAGGTTAATTATAAGAATGTAAATATTACAGATATTGATCTATTACTATACAATAAAAATTCTAGTTTTAGCAAAGAGAGAATAAATGTTGATATAAAAGACAAAAAGAAGCCTAAAGCAGTCGAAAGAATATTTTGGACTAAAGGTATTCAAAACAACTTAGGTCTAGACAAGTGCATTGTGGCAACAAGTGATAGTAGACCGGAAGTGACCGAGTTTGGAAAAAAACAGGATGTTGTTGTATTAGATGGAAGTTTTTTGTCTGAACTTAAAAGAAGAGATTTTAAAATTGATCGAGTTAGCGAAGAATATTTAAAAGAAGAGCTCTCGAAAAATGAGTTAAATAAGTTTTTGGGAGACTGGTGGAGCAGATATGAGATGTCAAAAACACGCTTAATATCTGGTCTAAATTTTTCAGGATTCAATCAGTGTTTAGAAGACATAAAATTACTCTTTCAGGACATAATATCGCACCCAACAAAATCTGCTTATTACTTAAGATATCTTTATTTAATAATATCTCATTCTTTAGTGATTATTGATTATATAATTGGTTCAATTCCTTTTATGAGCCAAGAAGAAAAATTGGATTTATTAAATGAAGGTTTTAAGCATGGTACCCAAGGAAAGGCAAAGACTGATCACATTTTGGGTATAGTTAGTAAATTAGTTTCAGCGTATGTTACTGATGGAGATAAGATTATAAGACAGATAAAAAAAGATTTAGACTCAACATCAAAAGATATACCTACAGAGGTTCTATCTGAATTCTTTTCAAACACTTCAAACACAAATCATCTCTTTGATTATGCGAAAAGATTTGAATTTGTAGGCTTTAAAAAAGAGGTGGTTCACCCTGATAAACTGGAAAGTGATTTGAAGGGATTATTGGCTCTTTATCTTGATTTCAGTCAAATCTCTAGAAAAGATTTCTTTGGGATTGCTCCAAAAGAAGTTAAATAGTTGTACTATCGTTGTACCAATATCTTAAATAGCCAGCCTAAGTAGTTGTAAATAAACAACATAGACAAGTGTGTAAGTACCCGAGGCCGGACTCGAACCGGCACGATGGTTTAGCCATCATCGGATTTTAAGTCCGACGCGTCTACCAATTCCGCCACTCGGGCAATTTTTGAAATCAATTGCCTGACAACGACTTAGGACAAAATTTGCCAGTTTTCAGTTTGCTTCCATATCGTACTTTTCCAGGATAAAATTACCCCATTTTGGTAACAAACAGGTAACAAAGTCCTGTCAACAATATGTAATTGAACACTCATGAAATTGAGACTGCAAATATAAGGGATTGGGAAGTACTTCTACAAAGTAATCTTACAATTTAGTTTTCTTACTTAAACCTTGAAGCTTTGGATATTTTAAAACCAGGCTCTATCAAAGTGTGAAGATCGCTAGATTACCTGCTTTGTAATTTTTTTAATAGGTGAGTGTTTAACAAAAAGTTGATCCGAAAATTGGTAATAAATTTATAAAAAGCCTTATAGTGGAAATATTTCAAGATAATGCAATCGATATTCAGTCGTTTGCAAATATTTCCATGTCTAATTTTTAATCGAGTGATAACATATTATTGGTAAGCGTACTATCAATCGGTCTTTTCAAATACCATACGGTAATGATCGAATATTTCACGCTCAAAGCAAATCTTGTTTGGACCGGTACTGAGCAGTGCCCTGAAATTAATGTCGGTAAGATATTTAGGTAAGAGCGTAAGTAAAAAGCCGAATTTCTTCAGGTTAAACGACCGGTATCTTTTTTCCCACTGGCTTATCGTTTCAATATAGTCTAATCGGCCACTGCTTTTACTTATCAGTTTAAAAAGGGGTTTGGCATTTTTAACCACCATCTCTGATCCATAGGGTAACCATGATCCGGGGAATTGTTTCTCCATCAATGCTAATATGTAGGCATCGGAACCTTTTTTGGCTTTAATATCGATATGTTCATACTCGATCATGTTTTTGCTAAATACCATTGTTTGCAGGTACATCCTACCCCCAGATGGCATCAGGTCGTACACCGTACGGAAAAACCGGCGATACACCTCTTCCTGTTTTCCCGCTTTATACTCCTCAACCGAGCAGAAATGTTCAAAGGCACCCAGCGAAGCCACGGCATCAAATGTTCCGTAATCATCCGATGTTACTTCCAAACAGTTCTTGTTATAGACCTCCAGCCCGTTTTTTCTGCACGTTTCGGCCTGGGCGTCGGAGAGCGTAAGGCCAATACACGATGCACCGACTTCGTTGGCAATATAATTGACCAAAGGACCCCAGCCGCATCCCATGTCCAGCACACGGCTTTCGGGGGTGATATTCAACTGTTCCACAATAAACCGATGCTTCGCTTCCTGGGCCTGCTCGAGGGTCATGGAGAAATCCCCGTTGTACATGGCTCCGCTGAAATCAGCCATTTCCCCCATACTTAGCCGGAAAATCCGGTCAATGGTACTATAGGTAAAATTGAGATCTTGTTTGTCGGCCATAAGTTTTATATATGAGTTAAATGAATTCAGAAACTAAAAAAAGCCTGTTCAACTTAATGAAGCAGGCTTTTAATTCGAGTTTGAATACCTTCTAACTATTCTTAGTTCAGGCTTCGTACGTTAATTGCACTTTTGCCTTTCGGTGTATCTTCAATATCAAATTCCACGGCTTCACCGTCTTCAAAACCCTGGCCATAACCAAGACTTTCGACGTTGTTTTTGTGAACGAAAATGTCATCTCCTCCTTCTTCGGGAGCGATGAATCCAAATCCTTTTTGTGAATCGAAAAATTTTATTTTGCCTTGTTGTGACATAGTGTATTGTGTTTTAAGCACCTGTTGGCTTCGTCATGTGAAAGGAGTTGGGTTAACGCATCATTCCAAAAAGTACACTTCTCAGGTGGGGAATTAAGTATAACATGTAAAGGTAGTGTTATTTAGGGTATATACCTATTTATTATATACTTACTGTTTAATTTCCATTATGCCTTGATAATATTTACTCTTTTTAATCGGAATACCTGTGGTATATTAAACCACTCATCCGTATATAAGTTTTTAATTAATTTTATCGGGTGTACGTTATGTAAGCTGATTGATTTTGGCCCGGTTCTCTACACGTTTACGTTATTTAGTACAGCTTAAACCGGATGTGAGTACGTTGTGGCCTGAATAAAACACTGGTTATACCGATTTTCCTGACCGGTGCAACAGGCAAAATCTCAATTATTGAAATTCAGATTGCTCTTAAAGTGGTAACATACCATTTGTCAGGGAGTAACTAACAGAGTAGCTGATGGCGCTGTTACTCCGGTAACCTTAATATTGTCAATTTTACATGGAATTTGAGCAACTGTTCATTATTGCTGTTTTATTATTTGCTTTTATCGGTTTGGCAATGGATGTATGGAGCCCTGATGCCATCCTACTGACGGCTGTGGCTCTTCTTACGGTAAGCGGG from Halalkalibaculum roseum includes:
- a CDS encoding class I SAM-dependent methyltransferase, with product MADKQDLNFTYSTIDRIFRLSMGEMADFSGAMYNGDFSMTLEQAQEAKHRFIVEQLNITPESRVLDMGCGWGPLVNYIANEVGASCIGLTLSDAQAETCRKNGLEVYNKNCLEVTSDDYGTFDAVASLGAFEHFCSVEEYKAGKQEEVYRRFFRTVYDLMPSGGRMYLQTMVFSKNMIEYEHIDIKAKKGSDAYILALMEKQFPGSWLPYGSEMVVKNAKPLFKLISKSSGRLDYIETISQWEKRYRSFNLKKFGFLLTLLPKYLTDINFRALLSTGPNKICFEREIFDHYRMVFEKTD
- a CDS encoding cold-shock protein, with protein sequence MSQQGKIKFFDSQKGFGFIAPEEGGDDIFVHKNNVESLGYGQGFEDGEAVEFDIEDTPKGKSAINVRSLN